In Falco biarmicus isolate bFalBia1 chromosome 5, bFalBia1.pri, whole genome shotgun sequence, a single genomic region encodes these proteins:
- the PHYH gene encoding phytanoyl-CoA dioxygenase, peroxisomal — MHGCSEHARLLAHVRPRQRLRRPAGRCCSPAVRTAGPGTERSGRPGVMEQLGKRPGPAARLDIILRHLSPRLAAAPAPASFPTSAQVSAVPQPGRFCYTLDNDVLTTEQRQFYEDNGYLLIKKLVSDEDIERFRKEFVRICKTEVHLPGAMIMKDESLRSQYGQSEKVVNKVQDFQEDEELFRYCTLPEILRYVECFTGPNIMAMHTMLINKLPDSDKQTFLHPMHQDLHYFPFRPAARIVCSWTAMERADQDNGCLVVQPGTHKEPLKPHGYPKWEGKTNKLFHGLLDEDEQSPRVHLVMEKGDTVFFHPLLIHGSGINKTSGFRKSISCHFASSECYYIDVKNTTQEHLEKEMAEMVHKKYNMASMELRDMWNFRARLVQGERINL; from the exons ATGCACGGCTGCTCTGAGCACGCACGGCTGCTGGCGCATGTGCGGCCAAGGCAGAGGCTGCGGAGGCCGGCGGGGCGCTGCTGCTCCCCGGCCGTTCGTACCGCCGGGCCGGGGACGGAGCGTTCCGGCCGCCCGGGCGTGatggagcagctggggaagcgGCCTGGGCCGGCGGCTCGGCTGGACATCATCCTCCGGCACCTCTCCCCGCGGCTGGCCGCAGCCCCGGCTCCT GCAAGCTTTCCTACTTCAGCCCAAGTTAGCGCTGTTCCTCAGCCAGGGAGGTTTTG CTACACCCTGGACAACGATGTCCTCACCACAGAGCAAAGGCAGTTCTACGAAGACAACGGCTATCTGCTCATTAAGAAGCTTGTTTCTGATGAAGACATTGAGCGCTTCAG GAAGGAGTTTGTGAGGAtctgtaaaacagaagtgcATCTACCAGGAGCTATGATTATGAAAGATGAGTCCCTGAGATCCCAGTATGGTCAGTCTGAAAAAGTAGTTAATAAAGTGCAGGACTTCCAGGAAGATGAAGAGTTGTTCAGATACTGTACTCTgccagag ATCCTCAGATATGTTGAGTGCTTCACAGGGCCAAACATCATGGCAATGCACACCATGCTGATAAATAAACTTCCAGATTCTG ATAAACAGACTTTTCTTCACCCCATGCATCAGGACTTGCACTATTTCCCCTTCCGGCCTGCAGCCCGCATCGTGTGCTCCTGGACCGCCATGGAGAGGGCCGACCAGGACAATGGGTGCCTGGTCGTGCAGCCAGGGACGCACAAGGAGCCCCTGAAGCCTCATGGCTATCCCAAGTGGGAG GGTAAAACCAACAAACTTTTCCATGGACTGCTTGATGAAGATGAGCAGAGTCCCAGGGTTCACCTTGTCATGGAGAAGGGAGACACAGTGTTCTTCCATCCCCTGCTCATTCATGGCTCTGGGATAAACAAGACATCAGGTTTCCGAAAG AGCATAAGCTGTCACTTTGCCAGCTCAGAGTGCTACTACATTGACGTCAAGAACACGACTCAAGAGCACCTGGagaaagaaatggcagaaatgGTTCACAAGAAATACAACATGGCTTCCATGGAACTCAGG